From Anomalospiza imberbis isolate Cuckoo-Finch-1a 21T00152 chromosome 6, ASM3175350v1, whole genome shotgun sequence, one genomic window encodes:
- the LOC137475206 gene encoding inverted formin-2-like isoform X2, translated as MGPGHTMESLLSSMHCSNHHKRVPRRSVPKVNKCTQVNMDLEEKNPSSDLSLSPTTGLSGKSEHCSGSTSPSQKDVSSSSQEQSITAALLPQLPAPPPLPPGCKVPLPPLSMPGINGPSLPSPLLCSNPGCSHPTCGCGEQPHSKTPTLRMKVLHWQKLPSDVVRQSHSIWAVMSGSSKDLVEPDYASLELLFSVPPTIPTEKTGPKIKKKNEITVIGPKKSLLLNIFLKQFKCSNEEIAAMIQKGDMSKLDAEILRQLLKLLPEDQEINSLKSCKETSQLANADQFYLHLLEVPSYQLRIECMLICEETRILLECLWPKAQAIRAACETILTSHRLPVFCQLILKIGNFLNYGRHTGDAGGFKISALLKLTETKANQNNITLLHHILEEVEKNHRDLLQLPRDLDFVSKAVGPFCGPFRIHIDAMQAEASANLKKLLEIEKRLFLSADDLKIQHGKSVQGSLNASKDLQKEFATIEKKKEELADYLCEDRKKLSLEDVFSTMKTFREIFLKTLQENQERKEQAAKSEKRKKQFKGEDAKRPKGEYGKCSTFNN; from the exons ATGGGACCAGGGCACACCATGGAGAGCCTGCTATCAAGCATGCACTGCTCAAATCACCACAAAAGAGTGCCTAGAAGATCTGTTCCAAAGGTGAACAAATGCACTCAAGTTAATATGGACTTGGAAGAGAAGAACCCCAGTTCAGACCTGAGCCTTTCTCCAACAACTGGCCTTTCTGGGAAGTCAGAGCATTGTTCAGGGAGCACATCACCTTCCCAGAAGGAtgtttcctcttcctcccaggAACAGTCtatcacagcagctctgctacCACAGCTGCCTGCACCTCCACCCCTACCTCCTGGGTGCAAGGTGCCTCTTCCCCCTCTTTCCATGCCTGGCATAAATGGCCCATCACTCCcatctcctctgctgtgcagcaATCCTGGATGCAGTCATCCTACCTGTGGATGTGGGGAGCAGCCCCACAGTAAGACACCAACACTGAGGATGAAGGTGCTTCACTGGCAGAAGCTCCCCTCTGACGTGGTGAGAC AAAGCCACTCCATATGGGCTGTGATGTCAGGCAGCAGCAAGGATCTTGTGGAACCTGACTATGCAAGCTTGGAGCTTCTTTTCTCTGTCCCACCAACAATCCCTACAGAGAAAACAGGgccaaaaataaagaaaaaaaatgag ATCACAGTCATAGGTCCAAAGAAAAGCCTCCTTCTGAATATATTTCTGAAGCAATTTAAGTG CTCCAATGAAGAGATTGCTGCCATGATTCAGAAAGGGGATATGTCCAAGCTGGATGCTGAGATACTGAGACAGCTACTTAAACTGCTGCCTGAAGACCAGGAG ATAAATAGcctgaaatcttgcaaagaaACATCACAGCTGGCAAATGCCGATCAGTTTTATCTCCATCTTTTGGAAGTTCCCAG CTACCAGTTGCGGATTGAATGTATGCTGATTTGTGAGGAAACAAGAATTCTGCTGGAGTGTCTGTGGCCAAAAGCACAAGCCATCAGGGCAGCCTGTGAAA CAATTCTTACCAGTCACCGACTGCCAGTTTTCTGCCAATTAATTCTTAAAATTGGAAACTTTCTGAACTAT GGGCGTCACACTGGAGATGCTGGAGGCTTTAAAATTAGTGCCTTGCTCAAACtaacagaaacaaaagcaaaccaaaacaacatTACTCTGCTTCACCATATTTTGGAG GAGgttgaaaaaaaccacagagatCTCCTGCAGCTTCCCAGAGATCTTGACTTTGTTTCCAAGGCAGTGGG TCCCTTTTGTGGACCTTTCAGAATCCACATTGACGCCATGCAGGCTGAGGCAAGTGCCAATTTGAAGAAACTGTTGGAAATAGAGAAGCGTTTATTTTTGTCGGCAGatgatttaaaaatacagcatgGAAAATCTGTGCAA GGCAGCCTCAATGCTTCAAAGGACCTGCAGAAGGAATTTGCCACCATtgaaaagaagaaggaagaactTGCAGATTATCTATGTGAAGACCGAAAAAAACTGTCTTTGGAAGATGTATTCAGTACAATGAAAACCTTCAGAGAGATCTTCCTCAAGACCTTACAG GAAAATCAAGAAAGGAaggagcaagctgcaaaatctgagaaaaggaagaaacagtTTAAAGGAGAAGATGCAAAGAGGCCAAAGGGAGAGTATGGAAAGTGTAGTACATTTAACaattaa
- the LOC137475206 gene encoding inverted formin-2-like isoform X8, whose product MGPGHTMESLLSSMHCSNHHKRVPRRSVPKVNKCTQVNMDLEEKNPSSDLSLSPTTGLSGKSEHCSGSTSPSQKDVSSSSQEQSITAALLPQLPAPPPLPPGCKVPLPPLSMPGINGPSLPSPLLCSNPGCSHPTCGCGEQPHSKTPTLRMKVLHWQKLPSDVVRQSHSIWAVMSGSSKDLVEPDYASLELLFSVPPTIPTEKTGPKIKKKNEITVIGPKKSLLLNIFLKQFKCSNEEIAAMIQKGDMSKLDAEILRQLLKLLPEDQEINSLKSCKETSQLANADQFYLHLLEVPSYQLRIECMLICEETRILLECLWPKAQAIRAACETILTSHRLPVFCQLILKIGNFLNYGRHTGDAGGFKISALLKLTETKANQNNITLLHHILEEVEKNHRDLLQLPRDLDFVSKAVGAASMLQRTCRRNLPPLKRRRKNLQIIYVKTEKNCLWKMYSVQ is encoded by the exons ATGGGACCAGGGCACACCATGGAGAGCCTGCTATCAAGCATGCACTGCTCAAATCACCACAAAAGAGTGCCTAGAAGATCTGTTCCAAAGGTGAACAAATGCACTCAAGTTAATATGGACTTGGAAGAGAAGAACCCCAGTTCAGACCTGAGCCTTTCTCCAACAACTGGCCTTTCTGGGAAGTCAGAGCATTGTTCAGGGAGCACATCACCTTCCCAGAAGGAtgtttcctcttcctcccaggAACAGTCtatcacagcagctctgctacCACAGCTGCCTGCACCTCCACCCCTACCTCCTGGGTGCAAGGTGCCTCTTCCCCCTCTTTCCATGCCTGGCATAAATGGCCCATCACTCCcatctcctctgctgtgcagcaATCCTGGATGCAGTCATCCTACCTGTGGATGTGGGGAGCAGCCCCACAGTAAGACACCAACACTGAGGATGAAGGTGCTTCACTGGCAGAAGCTCCCCTCTGACGTGGTGAGAC AAAGCCACTCCATATGGGCTGTGATGTCAGGCAGCAGCAAGGATCTTGTGGAACCTGACTATGCAAGCTTGGAGCTTCTTTTCTCTGTCCCACCAACAATCCCTACAGAGAAAACAGGgccaaaaataaagaaaaaaaatgag ATCACAGTCATAGGTCCAAAGAAAAGCCTCCTTCTGAATATATTTCTGAAGCAATTTAAGTG CTCCAATGAAGAGATTGCTGCCATGATTCAGAAAGGGGATATGTCCAAGCTGGATGCTGAGATACTGAGACAGCTACTTAAACTGCTGCCTGAAGACCAGGAG ATAAATAGcctgaaatcttgcaaagaaACATCACAGCTGGCAAATGCCGATCAGTTTTATCTCCATCTTTTGGAAGTTCCCAG CTACCAGTTGCGGATTGAATGTATGCTGATTTGTGAGGAAACAAGAATTCTGCTGGAGTGTCTGTGGCCAAAAGCACAAGCCATCAGGGCAGCCTGTGAAA CAATTCTTACCAGTCACCGACTGCCAGTTTTCTGCCAATTAATTCTTAAAATTGGAAACTTTCTGAACTAT GGGCGTCACACTGGAGATGCTGGAGGCTTTAAAATTAGTGCCTTGCTCAAACtaacagaaacaaaagcaaaccaaaacaacatTACTCTGCTTCACCATATTTTGGAG GAGgttgaaaaaaaccacagagatCTCCTGCAGCTTCCCAGAGATCTTGACTTTGTTTCCAAGGCAGTGGG GGCAGCCTCAATGCTTCAAAGGACCTGCAGAAGGAATTTGCCACCATtgaaaagaagaaggaagaactTGCAGATTATCTATGTGAAGACCGAAAAAAACTGTCTTTGGAAGATGTATTCAGTACAATGA
- the LOC137475206 gene encoding inverted formin-2-like isoform X7, with the protein MGPGHTMESLLSSMHCSNHHKRVPRRSVPKVNKCTQVNMDLEEKNPSSDLSLSPTTGLSGKSEHCSGSTSPSQKDVSSSSQEQSITAALLPQLPAPPPLPPGCKVPLPPLSMPGINGPSLPSPLLCSNPGCSHPTCGCGEQPHSKTPTLRMKVLHWQKLPSDVVRQSHSIWAVMSGSSKDLVEPDYASLELLFSVPPTIPTEKTGPKIKKKNEITVIGPKKSLLLNIFLKQFKCSNEEIAAMIQKGDMSKLDAEILRQLLKLLPEDQEINSLKSCKETSQLANADQFYLHLLEVPSYQLRIECMLICEETRILLECLWPKAQAIRAACETILTSHRLPVFCQLILKIGNFLNYGRHTGDAGGFKISALLKLTETKANQNNITLLHHILEEVEKNHRDLLQLPRDLDFVSKAVGPFCGPFRIHIDAMQAEASANLKKLLEIEKRLFLSADDLKIQHGKSVQVGQPQCFKGPAEGICHH; encoded by the exons ATGGGACCAGGGCACACCATGGAGAGCCTGCTATCAAGCATGCACTGCTCAAATCACCACAAAAGAGTGCCTAGAAGATCTGTTCCAAAGGTGAACAAATGCACTCAAGTTAATATGGACTTGGAAGAGAAGAACCCCAGTTCAGACCTGAGCCTTTCTCCAACAACTGGCCTTTCTGGGAAGTCAGAGCATTGTTCAGGGAGCACATCACCTTCCCAGAAGGAtgtttcctcttcctcccaggAACAGTCtatcacagcagctctgctacCACAGCTGCCTGCACCTCCACCCCTACCTCCTGGGTGCAAGGTGCCTCTTCCCCCTCTTTCCATGCCTGGCATAAATGGCCCATCACTCCcatctcctctgctgtgcagcaATCCTGGATGCAGTCATCCTACCTGTGGATGTGGGGAGCAGCCCCACAGTAAGACACCAACACTGAGGATGAAGGTGCTTCACTGGCAGAAGCTCCCCTCTGACGTGGTGAGAC AAAGCCACTCCATATGGGCTGTGATGTCAGGCAGCAGCAAGGATCTTGTGGAACCTGACTATGCAAGCTTGGAGCTTCTTTTCTCTGTCCCACCAACAATCCCTACAGAGAAAACAGGgccaaaaataaagaaaaaaaatgag ATCACAGTCATAGGTCCAAAGAAAAGCCTCCTTCTGAATATATTTCTGAAGCAATTTAAGTG CTCCAATGAAGAGATTGCTGCCATGATTCAGAAAGGGGATATGTCCAAGCTGGATGCTGAGATACTGAGACAGCTACTTAAACTGCTGCCTGAAGACCAGGAG ATAAATAGcctgaaatcttgcaaagaaACATCACAGCTGGCAAATGCCGATCAGTTTTATCTCCATCTTTTGGAAGTTCCCAG CTACCAGTTGCGGATTGAATGTATGCTGATTTGTGAGGAAACAAGAATTCTGCTGGAGTGTCTGTGGCCAAAAGCACAAGCCATCAGGGCAGCCTGTGAAA CAATTCTTACCAGTCACCGACTGCCAGTTTTCTGCCAATTAATTCTTAAAATTGGAAACTTTCTGAACTAT GGGCGTCACACTGGAGATGCTGGAGGCTTTAAAATTAGTGCCTTGCTCAAACtaacagaaacaaaagcaaaccaaaacaacatTACTCTGCTTCACCATATTTTGGAG GAGgttgaaaaaaaccacagagatCTCCTGCAGCTTCCCAGAGATCTTGACTTTGTTTCCAAGGCAGTGGG TCCCTTTTGTGGACCTTTCAGAATCCACATTGACGCCATGCAGGCTGAGGCAAGTGCCAATTTGAAGAAACTGTTGGAAATAGAGAAGCGTTTATTTTTGTCGGCAGatgatttaaaaatacagcatgGAAAATCTGTGCAAGTAG GGCAGCCTCAATGCTTCAAAGGACCTGCAGAAGGAATTTGCCACCATtga